From a single Kitasatospora sp. NBC_00458 genomic region:
- a CDS encoding ArsR family transcriptional regulator, translating into MTAVPQTAPASAGAVFLSELMFPSTPRCLALAAEYRIAELLADGPLPAAELAERAGVAAGPLAKVLGLLAEDGVFEETEPGVFANTGLSELLRPGVPGSMDAMARMVGAEWLWASWGALDHSLVTGKPGFEKVHGTALWPWLQRNPGAAATFNQAMTDFTDALADALVSAYPEFAEAGAVCDLGGGQGTYLAAILQKYDALGRGVLADLPSVIEQARTQPDVAKLAEQGRLEFEPVDFFAGVPAGIGAYVTKQVWHSWPDDALVRLLRKCREASPGARFVAAELVHREGVPRFVKNFDLVMLVTMSGEVRTEEQFAEVFRRGGYRLNRVVATGTAFSLLEAVPDPDPLD; encoded by the coding sequence ATGACCGCCGTTCCCCAGACCGCCCCTGCCTCGGCCGGCGCGGTGTTCCTCTCCGAACTCATGTTCCCGTCCACGCCGCGCTGCCTGGCGCTCGCCGCCGAGTACCGGATCGCCGAGCTGCTGGCCGACGGCCCGCTGCCCGCCGCCGAGCTCGCCGAGCGCGCCGGGGTGGCCGCCGGCCCGCTGGCCAAGGTGCTGGGGCTGCTCGCCGAGGACGGTGTCTTCGAGGAGACCGAACCCGGCGTCTTCGCCAACACCGGGCTCTCCGAGCTGCTCCGCCCCGGGGTGCCGGGCTCGATGGACGCGATGGCCCGGATGGTCGGCGCCGAGTGGCTCTGGGCCTCCTGGGGCGCGCTCGACCACAGCCTGGTCACCGGAAAGCCCGGCTTCGAGAAGGTGCACGGCACCGCGCTCTGGCCGTGGCTGCAGCGCAACCCGGGTGCGGCCGCCACCTTCAACCAGGCGATGACCGACTTCACCGACGCGCTCGCCGACGCGCTGGTCTCCGCCTACCCCGAGTTCGCCGAGGCCGGCGCGGTCTGCGACCTGGGCGGCGGGCAGGGCACCTACCTGGCGGCCATCCTGCAGAAGTACGACGCCCTCGGCCGCGGCGTGCTGGCCGACCTGCCGAGCGTGATCGAGCAGGCCCGGACCCAGCCGGACGTCGCCAAGCTCGCCGAGCAGGGCCGCCTGGAGTTCGAGCCGGTCGACTTCTTCGCCGGCGTCCCGGCCGGGATCGGCGCGTACGTCACCAAGCAGGTCTGGCACTCCTGGCCGGACGACGCGCTGGTGCGGCTGCTGCGCAAGTGCCGGGAGGCCTCGCCGGGCGCCCGCTTCGTCGCGGCCGAGCTGGTGCACCGCGAGGGCGTGCCGCGGTTCGTGAAGAACTTCGACCTGGTCATGCTGGTCACCATGAGCGGCGAGGTCCGGACCGAGGAGCAGTTCGCCGAGGTGTTCCGGCGCGGCGGCTACCGCCTGAACCGGGTGGTGGCCACCGGGACGGCCTTCTCGCTGCTGGAGGCCGTGCCCGATCCCGACCCGCTGGACTGA
- a CDS encoding GNAT family N-acetyltransferase, with translation MLAGAKFRPPTAPPISWSRVEDPDSGRTPVVGAAAFTPPHLVVLSGMPAAAAAALGAELGAGPDRLPGAIGPDEAVAAFAAAWSEASGRPARAGRREQVLSLSGPAVTSDRPAPAGQSRAARADELELFTDWCLEAAHGAGLSREIAQRSVQQQISSGLLRVWELSGQAVAILGRTASVAGVVRFNPMFVRPEHRRGGYGRALLGEMLAELTVRESVICLAVTAEGNSAIRSLFESFGFRPAGGLAEFRFD, from the coding sequence ATGCTGGCAGGTGCGAAGTTCCGCCCGCCGACCGCCCCGCCGATCAGCTGGAGCCGGGTCGAGGACCCGGACTCCGGCAGGACGCCGGTGGTCGGCGCGGCGGCCTTCACACCCCCGCACCTGGTCGTGCTGAGCGGGATGCCGGCGGCGGCCGCGGCCGCGCTCGGCGCCGAGCTGGGCGCCGGCCCCGACCGGCTGCCCGGCGCGATCGGCCCGGACGAGGCCGTCGCCGCGTTCGCCGCCGCATGGTCCGAGGCCTCCGGCCGCCCGGCCCGGGCCGGGCGGCGCGAGCAGGTGCTGAGCCTGTCCGGCCCCGCCGTGACCTCCGACCGGCCGGCCCCGGCCGGGCAGTCCCGCGCCGCCCGGGCCGATGAGCTGGAGCTTTTCACCGACTGGTGCCTGGAGGCCGCACACGGCGCCGGGCTCAGCCGGGAGATCGCCCAGCGGTCGGTCCAGCAGCAGATCTCGTCCGGCCTGCTGCGCGTCTGGGAGCTGTCGGGGCAGGCGGTCGCCATCCTCGGCCGCACCGCCTCCGTCGCGGGCGTGGTGCGCTTCAACCCGATGTTCGTGCGACCCGAGCACCGCCGCGGCGGGTACGGCCGGGCGCTGCTCGGCGAGATGCTGGCCGAGCTGACCGTGCGCGAGTCGGTGATCTGCCTGGCGGTCACCGCGGAGGGCAACAGTGCCATCCGGTCGCTCTTCGAGTCGTTCGGGTTCCGGCCGGCCGGCGGCCTGGCGGAATTCCGATTCGACTGA
- a CDS encoding SDR family NAD(P)-dependent oxidoreductase, whose amino-acid sequence MTGSTSGMGAATAIALAAAGAHVVVSGRRAELGAAVVDRIREKGGQAEFIAADVTVEDDIARLVGTTVERHGRLDIAFNNAGGGGAFGPLDRVPAEAFAAVIAVNLTGTYHALKHEIAAMRANGGGSIINNASTAGVQGTAFGLGAYTAAKHGVVGLTRATALEAGPAGIRVNALITGPVDTEEFRQRVGGQPGALERAGSGTALGRIATEEEVANAVVFLGSDAASFITGSLFGLEGGMTAGVSAGMMQRPGGGHGGPGGRPGGPGAGGPGAPGQGTPGQGAPGQGAPGAQGQGGPGGGRPNAG is encoded by the coding sequence GTGACCGGTTCTACCTCCGGGATGGGGGCCGCCACCGCGATCGCGCTGGCCGCCGCCGGAGCGCACGTGGTGGTCTCCGGCCGCCGGGCCGAGCTCGGCGCGGCCGTCGTCGACAGGATCCGCGAGAAGGGCGGGCAGGCGGAGTTCATCGCCGCCGATGTCACCGTGGAGGATGACATCGCCCGCCTCGTGGGTACCACGGTCGAGCGACACGGCCGACTCGACATCGCCTTCAACAACGCGGGCGGCGGCGGGGCGTTCGGCCCGCTGGACCGGGTCCCGGCCGAGGCCTTCGCGGCCGTGATCGCCGTCAACCTCACGGGCACCTACCACGCGCTCAAGCACGAGATCGCCGCCATGCGGGCGAACGGCGGCGGCAGCATCATCAACAACGCCTCCACCGCCGGCGTCCAGGGCACCGCGTTCGGCCTCGGCGCGTACACCGCGGCCAAGCACGGCGTGGTCGGCCTGACCCGGGCCACCGCCCTGGAGGCCGGTCCGGCCGGCATCCGGGTCAACGCGCTGATCACCGGGCCGGTCGACACCGAGGAGTTCCGCCAGCGGGTCGGCGGCCAGCCGGGTGCGCTGGAGCGGGCCGGGTCGGGCACCGCACTGGGCCGGATCGCCACCGAGGAGGAGGTCGCCAACGCGGTCGTCTTCCTGGGCAGCGACGCGGCGAGCTTCATCACCGGTTCGTTGTTCGGCCTGGAGGGCGGCATGACGGCCGGCGTCTCGGCCGGGATGATGCAGCGGCCCGGCGGCGGGCATGGCGGCCCCGGCGGCCGTCCCGGCGGTCCGGGTGCGGGCGGTCCGGGTGCCCCGGGTCAGGGCACTCCGGGTCAGGGCGCTCCGGGTCAGGGTGCTCCGGGTGCTCAGGGCCAGGGCGGCCCCGGCGGCGGCCGGCCGAACGCGGGCTGA
- a CDS encoding MDR family MFS transporter, translating to MSAPYAAPAPEVPRKTFLTIFAALVLAMFLAALDQTIVATALPTIAGDLGGVTHLAWVVTAYMLAATAATPLWGKLGDLYGRKLMFQSAITIFLLGSALSGLSANIGQLIGFRTLQGLGAGGLMALAMALIAELVSPRERGKWMGYAQSCFVVAGVVGPLIGGAFVDHLTWPWIFYINLPIGVVALVVVSSVLKIPVNRQKQQLDYLGSALLSAAIVAILLVSVWAGDQYAWGSVQVIGLLVLAVVLLVGFVLQEKRAAEPVVPLALFKDPVVLVATLGLFLTSISLFVATVYTPLFLQVANGDTATESGLLLVPMMLATVVSLTISGKVVAATGKYKLFPILGLLVMSLGLYLMSTLKADSSEVAAGGFLAVFGIGFGMVSQVLIVAVQNSVEMRQLGVATAAANFFRSLGGAMGVTVFGAILNSQLRDWLPKKVPAEALERLGTDGVLTAPAKVRALPEPVRDGVSDALAQSLHVVYLVGMVVALLGALVVVFLQERPMRAPMGAPGGKGGPGGPGGQGGPGGPGGQHQGQGGPGGGQWQGAQGGQGAPGAPGAQGVGAQGAPGGPGGQGAQAGQGGGRPEASGPGARPEAAAG from the coding sequence ATGAGCGCCCCGTACGCTGCACCCGCCCCGGAAGTCCCACGGAAGACCTTCCTGACGATCTTTGCCGCCCTGGTGCTTGCCATGTTCCTGGCAGCCCTGGACCAGACGATCGTGGCGACGGCCCTGCCGACCATCGCCGGCGACCTCGGCGGCGTCACCCACCTCGCGTGGGTCGTCACCGCCTACATGCTCGCGGCCACGGCCGCGACGCCGCTCTGGGGCAAGCTGGGCGACCTCTACGGCCGCAAGCTGATGTTCCAGTCGGCCATCACCATCTTCCTCCTCGGCTCCGCGTTGTCCGGACTTTCCGCCAACATCGGCCAGTTGATCGGTTTCCGGACCCTCCAGGGTCTCGGTGCCGGTGGTCTGATGGCGCTGGCGATGGCGCTGATCGCGGAGCTCGTCTCGCCCCGCGAGCGCGGCAAGTGGATGGGTTACGCGCAGTCCTGCTTCGTGGTGGCCGGCGTGGTCGGCCCGCTGATCGGCGGCGCCTTCGTCGACCACCTCACCTGGCCGTGGATCTTCTACATCAACCTGCCGATCGGCGTCGTCGCGCTGGTCGTGGTCAGCTCGGTCCTGAAGATCCCGGTCAACCGGCAGAAGCAGCAGCTGGACTACCTCGGCTCGGCGCTGCTCAGTGCCGCGATCGTCGCGATCCTGCTGGTCTCGGTCTGGGCCGGCGACCAGTACGCGTGGGGCTCGGTGCAGGTCATCGGCCTGCTGGTGCTCGCCGTGGTGCTGCTGGTCGGCTTCGTGCTCCAGGAGAAGCGGGCCGCCGAGCCGGTCGTCCCGCTGGCTCTCTTCAAGGACCCGGTGGTCCTGGTGGCCACCCTGGGTCTCTTCCTGACCTCGATCTCGCTCTTCGTGGCGACCGTCTACACCCCGCTCTTCCTTCAGGTCGCCAACGGTGACACGGCCACCGAGTCCGGCCTGCTGCTGGTCCCGATGATGCTCGCCACCGTGGTCAGCCTGACCATCTCCGGCAAGGTGGTCGCGGCCACCGGCAAGTACAAGCTGTTCCCGATCCTGGGTCTGCTGGTGATGTCGCTGGGCCTGTACCTGATGTCGACGCTCAAGGCCGACTCCTCGGAGGTCGCGGCCGGAGGCTTCCTGGCCGTGTTCGGCATCGGCTTCGGCATGGTGAGCCAGGTGCTCATCGTGGCGGTCCAGAACTCGGTCGAGATGCGGCAGTTGGGCGTGGCCACGGCCGCGGCGAACTTCTTCCGCTCGCTCGGTGGCGCGATGGGCGTCACCGTCTTCGGTGCCATCCTCAACTCGCAGCTGCGCGACTGGCTGCCGAAGAAGGTGCCGGCCGAGGCGCTGGAGCGGCTCGGCACGGACGGTGTGCTGACCGCTCCCGCCAAGGTCCGGGCGCTGCCCGAGCCGGTGCGCGACGGCGTGTCCGACGCGCTGGCCCAATCGCTGCACGTGGTCTACCTGGTCGGCATGGTGGTGGCGCTGCTCGGTGCGCTGGTGGTGGTCTTCCTCCAGGAGCGTCCGATGCGCGCGCCGATGGGTGCCCCCGGCGGCAAGGGCGGCCCCGGTGGTCCCGGTGGCCAGGGCGGCCCCGGCGGCCCGGGTGGTCAGCACCAGGGCCAGGGCGGCCCCGGCGGCGGTCAGTGGCAGGGCGCGCAGGGCGGTCAGGGTGCCCCCGGCGCCCCGGGTGCCCAGGGCGTCGGCGCGCAGGGCGCCCCCGGTGGGCCGGGTGGCCAGGGCGCGCAGGCCGGCCAGGGCGGTGGGCGTCCGGAGGCCTCCGGCCCCGGTGCGCGCCCGGAGGCCGCGGCCGGCTGA
- a CDS encoding NAD(P)-dependent oxidoreductase produces MADIPSQQRRALSRDLPPADAPSIPPVTRIGVIGLGVMGGGMASRLLDQGHRIVVHNRTPERTAPFAARGAEVADTPAALAERVDVVLLSLASEAAVDEQLFGPGGVLETLPAHGIVMDTSTVSPDFARSVAERVAGRGRSAVDACIIGNGQHAKDGELRFMVGGSAETFDRLSTVIEPLAKEIRHLGPSGLGATAKVMLNVLMGVEMQVLAESVTLAQAAGIDRDLALQMISESGFSSPVMRFKAGVMRRRFYGDPQFRLDLMRKDLRLATAEGDRLGVATPVCDATHETLIAAAEAGLGELDCAAVLSHAEAAAGLSATPDRT; encoded by the coding sequence ATGGCCGACATACCCAGCCAGCAGCGGCGTGCACTCTCCCGGGACCTCCCGCCCGCCGACGCCCCCAGCATCCCGCCGGTGACCAGGATCGGCGTCATCGGCCTCGGTGTGATGGGCGGCGGCATGGCCTCCCGACTGCTCGACCAGGGCCACCGGATCGTGGTCCACAACCGCACCCCCGAGCGCACCGCGCCGTTCGCCGCCCGCGGCGCGGAGGTCGCCGACACCCCGGCCGCGCTGGCCGAGCGGGTCGACGTGGTCCTGCTCAGCCTCGCCTCCGAGGCCGCCGTCGACGAGCAGCTCTTCGGCCCCGGCGGCGTCCTGGAGACGCTGCCCGCGCACGGCATCGTGATGGACACCAGCACCGTCTCCCCGGACTTCGCCCGGTCGGTGGCCGAACGGGTGGCCGGCCGCGGCCGCAGCGCCGTCGACGCCTGCATCATCGGCAACGGCCAGCACGCCAAGGACGGCGAACTCCGCTTCATGGTCGGCGGATCGGCGGAGACCTTCGACCGGCTGAGCACCGTGATCGAGCCGCTCGCGAAGGAGATCCGCCACCTCGGCCCGAGCGGCCTCGGCGCCACCGCCAAGGTGATGCTCAACGTGCTCATGGGCGTGGAGATGCAGGTGCTCGCCGAGTCCGTGACGCTGGCCCAGGCGGCCGGCATCGACCGCGACCTGGCCCTCCAGATGATCAGTGAGAGCGGCTTCAGCTCGCCGGTGATGCGCTTCAAGGCCGGCGTGATGCGCCGCCGGTTCTACGGCGACCCGCAGTTCCGGCTCGACCTGATGCGCAAGGACCTCCGGCTGGCCACCGCGGAGGGCGACCGCCTCGGCGTCGCCACGCCCGTCTGCGACGCCACCCACGAGACGCTGATCGCCGCCGCCGAAGCGGGCCTCGGCGAACTGGACTGCGCCGCCGTGCTCTCCCACGCGGAAGCCGCCGCGGGCCTGTCCGCCACTCCGGACCGTACGTGA